From the Diprion similis isolate iyDipSimi1 chromosome 1, iyDipSimi1.1, whole genome shotgun sequence genome, the window ACGGAAACGATAACggagggaaaaataattgaagataATAGATTGaagtatcgaaaaaattttcacgcagTTGGACATTGTCATCCGGACGTGGTGCGCGCTGGTCAGGAACAAATGGCGCTACTCTGCACGAACAATCGTTTTCTCCACGATAACCTGGTGGTCTGCGCCCGTCGACTGACGTCACTTCTTCCGGATCCACTGTCGGTCTGTTTCCTGGTAAATTCCGGAAGTGAAGCGAACGATTTGGCGCTGCGATTGGCCCAGGCACACACCCGCAATACGGAAGTGATAATCGTGGACCAGTAAGTGATGCACTGCACTCTATACGTCGAAGGATATAAATTAACGAGCCTCCCGCAGCCCGGAGTGACCGTGTAACTGGCTGTGTAACAACGATGTTGAAATAGTAACGAAGAATTACCTGATTGTCTTAATAATTAACAAACGCTCGCTGAAAGCGATTAATGTTTCATGAGTGATCCTTTTCATTCTTCACTTCTTTAATCACCAAGAGAATCGTCGAGGCGTTAATTGTGcaggagaaaaacaaaactataCGAGGACGCGCGGCGAggagatgatgatgatatatATGGCAAGGTATAATTATTCTAAGTGCCAACGATCTTATTGATATTGatgatacatacatacaatattgACGCAGGAATTTACATCTAATAGCACGAATCTAATTGAGTGGGCTTGTTTTTTGCTTGTTTACAGCAATCTCTGTAGATGTCTAGAAGAATTACGCACGTTGCGTTGGGGTAGAGTAGCTCGCTATGGAAGCTCCTTATACCCTTCTTCAGAACTTGTGAGAAGAGAACCCCGAGACACACCATAACTTTGTTGTCATTTTAGGTGGCACAACAAGCGACGTATGTTCACGTATGCTATTCATCTGAAGaacaatatattatttcagCACGCATGATGTGATCTTATAGCAAACTTCAGTCGGTCCTCTGGATGGCTCCTGACGTAACGCGACGTCTGTCATTCTAATCCACTTAtcgttcattattttattcagacaTGCTTAGCCAAAAATCGGTATTACTGCCTTGAACGTCTTCGAGTGCGAAATCAAGAAACATGAGAGATCAGAAATAAGACTTGAGAAACATTTCAACATAAGTTCGACTTTCGAcatgaaacaaaagaaaagaaaatacaattttagaCATTACAGTGCTTCTTTCTTAATGGAAAAGTgatatgtaaaaattaatcgaagtAATTGATTTTGATGCGAGAATTTCTGAGAAGAATTTCGAACGAAAATAAAGTTATTCGAAAGGAATAataccgatttttttcaaagcttcgAAGTAACCACGTTGCCAAGTGAattagaaaaggaaaagaaaaatatttcaacgtcatttctcGATAGGAAGAGACGAAATTAGGGCAAAGAGAAGAATAATCTTTCTTCAACATAGATTTATTCACGCGTGGAGCAGGAAAAtgttatttacatacatataatacgtatttCAGATGTGAGTCCAAAAGTCGCGGTGACACTGAGGTGCGAGCCTAGCTCTTCTCACCCGGCATTTCCGCATTATGCAGTCCAATATTTCAGGCtctgtataacgtataatacaAACATAGATGcatcatatattataataaagatTCTTACAGTTGGacgttttcaatttcacacccGACATGTTAGAAATTAAGCTATGTAGGAAGTAGGAAATTTACGACACCTAATTGAATGGAAATAATTAACACGATAAATCGTATTGATCTGCGTAGCGCTTATCACGGACATCTGACCTCGATGATCGACATTTCCCCCTACAAATTCAACCTACCGAATGGAACAGGAAAAAAAGACTTCGTCCACGTGGTGAGTACGAATTTGCAATAAAGAATCAACACAAATGGACAATGGCAAAAGATTTCACATGATTTCAAAGATgtcaaaaaatccaaatgattttatgaaatttcacgGAATACAAGATTTGTGAtgtaaaatattctgaatattaaaaaatgatgtcAGATATTTCCACAAGACAAGAAAATGTCGGGGATTTCACGAGctttaacaaaatttcacgattgGTACGCACCAGATTTCAATGGGGATCAACTCCTCTcaatttgtgtaatttttcaatgactaattgaaaattattgcacCGCAAGTATCGTTTAAAAACGTCTTCTTTTCAGTCTCCTTGCCCTGACGTGTACAGAGGGAAGTACCGGGACGTGGATTATCCGGGTGAAGATTTGGGGGTGAAGTACGCCGACGATGTGAGGAGAATATGCGGGGACATAAAGGCGAGGGGCAAAGGGGTGCAGGCCTTCATAGCCGAGAGTCTAATTTCGTGCGGGGGTCAAATTTTGCCAccgcaaaattacttcagaAACGTCTACAAGTAAGCTGTCCAAATATTGGTCCCACCGTCGTTCGATCGTATTTCTTAGGATAAATCCAATTGGATGACTTGATAAgtgataaatataaatacgcgattaacaataaataaataataataataatatcaatatattACAGGCACGTGAGAGAAGCCGGAGGTGTCTGCATAGCCGATGAAGTTCAGGTTGGTTTCGGCCGAGTCGGAAGCCACATGTGGGCTTTCCAACGCTACGGAAGTGACGTCATTCCGGACATTGTCACCCTCGGGAAACCCATTGGGAACGGACATCCAGTGGCCGCGGTTGTAACCACTCGAGAAATTGCGACAAGTTTCAAGAACACGGGAATAGAATATTTCAACACGGTTAGTGCATCTCCGAAACGTTTTAATGCGGAAGatcacataaatttttttacatttatctgCCTTTTGTCAGATTTTCTTAAATTAGCTTTCGAAGCTGCTGAAATATCGACGAAAAATTGTATTGATTTTCGGCGAGTTTCAGACGAACCAACGATGCGTTTAAAGGGGATGACTCCATTCTTTGAATATCACACGCGGAAAGCTTCTCTTCGTGATGAAGTggatgatacatttttttcgattccacGTCGCTTCTAATATTGGCACGATTCTGATCGCAATTTCCGATTCATTTTCTTatcgtttgtaaaaaaattgcggtGTTAAAATTGACCAATAATACTCGCTGTGGATGACTATAGAACAACTTTTGTCGTCAAGTCAGAACTTGAACGACAGTCATAGTGTTAGATTGACGACAGGTAAGGTAATGGTACCAGTTATTGAGCCTATCGTTTGATCTTTTGTtctaaaattaccaaaaaacaaattggcaGTGTCTAACCATCTAGCAATTGGTTTTAGTCATTGACAAATTTGCAATTTCCGCCACCAATTTATaatattggaaaatgaaagggtcaataattgggtctaatcgtgtcaataactggtacacttgCCTTAGTGTTAGATTGACATCAAATAGTGTTAGTTTTGCACTGAAAAATAGTCTGTAGAAGTCCACAgcgcatttttttattctttattttacaacaGAGACTAACCAGAATATGTATTTCATGATTTGACAAATGAACTATGCACGCATGCACCCTGCAGGTTTATTTACGAGGCGAGTATTCGATCAGTGCACATTTATCGCTGTTTAACTGACATCGGCTCGATGCCGGGACGCATTTATCGGATGCACCGTGTCACTGGTTCAGTTTCATACAAACACAAACGCAAACGCAGCCAGGAATCGGGGGGAGTTTTCCATATCCGTATCTCGTCGCGTCGAAgtattttgcaaattgttCCGCCTCCGtgcaatttttcacccctAGCATACGCCGGTCGTTTGTTATACACCGTTCTGCCCGGTACAAACGGGAAATCCTCAACGTCCGTTTCGATGCTTGCAGCTGCGTCGTTTGCACGCTGCAACCATCGGGCAGATACCAGCTGAAGCTACGCGCCGATTTCAAGAGGGTAATTTACCTAATGGCCACGTCGGAGAAGCCGTTTGCTTTCAGGTCGTTAACGGGAGCTCgagatatttattcaaatcaacGTTTAATTCCGGATCAAAATCTGCTAACGCGCTCGGAACAACTCTGAGcaataaattgcgaaaaatttgCACTGCAGCAGGTGcgtaagaaagaagaagaaacgagcCATGAAAGAATGCGGTTCGTTGGGTTTTACCGTGCCAATCGAAATCTTTACCTTGATGGACTCTTTGCAGTCGACGGTTTGCTGAAGCTAGTCCATCTCGCATTATTGCGCGCACCTGCAAAGAAGAAACGTAAATATTTCTGCACTTCACTTCGTGCAAGAAAGTGGCTCGTTTTCGATGCAGCACGGCTGCTCTGCCTTTATACCCTCGTAGCGTCGTTTTAACGATTTCAGATTACGACGCGAGGCTCCAGCCGCGGTTTCCGACATCCTCCTCATCCCGTTGGATGGTTGTTGGCTTTTATGCTACCTCCCTGTGCGGCATAAAAGTCCCGGATGCATCTCGCCTCTGCACCGCGGCGGGTTTCATATGCATCttgtcttttttcaaattgcttgttcaatttttcactgaattttAGCGACTGAACGACGCCAGTCACGAATTACAGCGAATGCCTTTAAAGAAGTCTGACGACGTTTCTCCAATTTTCAGTACGGTGGGAATCCGGTATCCTGTGCAATAGCCAACGCAGTCATGGAGGTTGTGGAACGAGAGGGTCTTCAGGAGCACGCCCTGAAGGTGGGCAAGCACCTGGTCACAGAGTTGGAGAAATTGGCTCAGCGTCATCCGATAATCGGCGATGTCCGAGGCGCCGGTTTGTTCGTCGGCATCGAGCTCGTCCGAGATCGTTCGAGGAGGATTCCGGCGACGGAAGAAGCGAGTCACGTCGTCTCCAGGATGAAGGAGGAGAAAATATTGGTCAGCAGTGACGGGCCGCACAACAACGTCCTCAAACTCAAACCTCCCATGGTGTTCAACGTCGATAACGCCAATCACTTTATCGCTGTTCTCGACGATGTTCTCGACGAAGTTGAAATCGACGTTGACGAGGTATTATAACGaggataatttttgaattttataaagtAATATCAGCTTTAAAATTCAAGTTGATCGTAATAACCAGTCTGGGGATAGACTCTATTCATACCGATTTACGCTGATTGCtcaataatttttgattttcaattcagctGCCCAAACCCATCGCCACACCGCCGAAAGCAGCAGTATCTATAATGGAAAGGGTCAACGCTGGGCCTGGTGAAGCGAAATCCGTGCTGATCAAagctaattaattaatgacTGATATTCATTGTAAATAATACTCAATTATAGAGGCTAATCGAATAATTTAATACGTATAGATATGCATAATTATTTAATCGTTGAACTAGAATCTAAGATATTTTTAAGACTGTTGttgatttattgttttattccaATACTGCACTGAGAAACGTTTCAGTTGGTACAGCCACTggaaaattttagtaaaatggTTATCATTAAACGAGAATGGTTTAAATATTGTTGGTACTGTGTAAAAATGTGATATTTAGTGTGCTTGAAGTTATCAATACAACATTTTCCGGTAATTGCAGCTTAAGTTCTGTTTGTTtagtttattaaaatttttttacataaaaaaggACGGAACGTCTACAATTCATTGTTAATTCttaaattttactgaaaaaacataaattcgTGCAAATCCGAAATAGCTATTCCTATTTCTGGAGCAAGAAAAAGGGGAAGAAATGAATGAGAAAACGCTGATCGATTTCTTATCTGCCACGGTGTTTCTTCACTCGATGAGTAATGGCGGAACGTTACGTTCGAAAGTTCGCGTGTATCCGTTGTCCGTGACCCTGCGTCAGCAATTTTACCATAAACTGACATTGATATAAAACTTTGTACAAGATGTTCCCTCCAAAGTCCAATCTTGAGACACGAGTTTCAAACTAGGTACACATATAGAGATAAATCAAGGATTCTCACTGCCTGCGTCTCCCTTAAAGATGGAATGACTCTAAGTAGGTATATTTCTTCGCCGaaagttttctgaaaaaatttcagcaccAAAACTTGTGGAACTCATTACATTTGCAAGTTGCTCACGGTGTACAGAATAAATGAAAGCCAGCCGAATTTTCTCGTTTGATACGCATAACGTGTTCCCAATACGCTATCAAAGTCTCCTCAGCTCGGTTTCACTCGATAGGTGGAATATGttcagaaattgataaattttcagttaTACGATGGAAAGAAAACTCCGGGCAGCAAATTTACCGTACGTATCGCATTTACTGGAAATCTTGAGTATTCTGCCGAAGGAAATTTCGTCAATCATTATACTTACGAAGAAAATGCAGCAAAATATGGTATCGGTaactatttattataatttcagtTACCGATACTAAATTTTTCGGTAATTGTACCATTGAAACtgtgtgtttctttttctaaattttgtcTTCTCAATTATAAGGCTTTAACATCACTTTATCATTGcactaatttcaaattatcgcGATAGTTCCAAGACAATACATATAGTACGAGTGACAATAATCAAGAAAAATAGTAACAcaaattagtttttcatgCTACAGCTATACGAAAGTAATTGTCATTCTGTGCCCAGAACTATAATTTTCAGTTACGATAATAAGTAAAAATGGTTAAGAACCAAACAGAAATCACAactagaaatttctctcgacGTGGCCGGATAGTAGATGGTGGTCAGCTTCATGAACTAGTTTTGCAACATACCGTATATAAAGCGAATTGATTCACGCTATCTCGGATCGCGTGCTGATTTTTGAGGTGAACTGCAGCGATCACTGAAACCCGGCAGAAGCTGAGTAAGCAGTATGAAAGATACGCGAGGCTCGTGTTGCTAACGTACTTTCAAAGCAAGTGGAATACAGTTTATAGATTTTTCACCTAATGCCGTATCGAATTGATTACGAACGATCTGCAGAAATCATTTGTACACTTTATTGATTTGTATTCTACCGTAGAACCTCGACGGAAAGTATAATGAAAGGGTTTTTtcaaacatgaaaaaatattcgacatttttgttgttgttttgttcCAGAAGCCTGCTCTTTGTTGAGCTAATTCATGAATAATTTAATCCTCTGTAAGATGAAGTAACATTTTACTTTCATTGTAGAATTGCAGAGGTGAATTTAATGCGTCCAACGCCAAGAGCTTTAGTAATATAATTAACAGAGCGTGTGAGAGACAAGTAGTTTAATCCTCCGTCGGCAAAGTGGATTTTTACTGACCACGCGAGCAAGGTGGATCTAtaatatttgtttcaaagtgattttttttttctgtgtttcgaaaaatctgaatGAATTTACTGGTACTCTTTTGGATtcatcgaatatttttcaatagtttATTTTGTTATCTCCAAacatagtttaaaaaaaaattaaacaaataaatggTCATTCTTTGGAAATATAAAAAGGCTCTACGCGAGACGAAATCAGAATACTCAAAATAATTACAGGCACGTGCTATGAGAGACTTGCATCCGCGGATGAggtcgaaaaaattcttttaaaattgcgaaatatCCTGTTGAAACACGAACGGAAACGGTTGTTTGCGCTAAACGCAAGTGTAAACACGTTTACACGTGTGAATTTCTCCCCACGTTGACTGCTGACATCGATGGCAGATAAAGCGagttagaaaaacaaaaccggGGTTACATCTGTGCAGAATGTTGccgattgatatttttatcccGTAATCATGCATATTCTGAATGGAGTCCAGAGAATCGAGTGAAGAGGTGACAAGGGCAAGCTGATTGAACAGAAACTGCCAGTATATAAGATGTTCCGTTGATATCTGCGTCCACTCCACATCGGTCATCTGATTCTCAGTCACCATGTGGTCTCCGCTGTTTCTCTGCGTCCTCCGTAAGTAACGATCATGGATTTATTGCCTTTccatatttgaatttgaattacaaaaaaGTTTGACTGATGAATTCATACTGTCGatttttttacgtaaaatTTCCTAGAGCCCATACGAAACATTTGGGAGAAATTTCACTGCTTTCAAATCTCTCCTTGAATTCTGCACTTGGATTTCCACGCACGGTCTGATATTTCCTTTTATTCACAGTCGGAGGGGCAGTCTTGGCCGATCATCACCAGCAACAACAAGGAGAAAAGCAATACAATGCGTGGAAGAGTGGAAGCGAGTACAAGTACCAGGTGCACGGTCGCACCCTGGCGGCGCTTCACCAGGTCGCCGATCAGTACAGTGGTATTTTCATGAAAG encodes:
- the LOC124408278 gene encoding alanine--glyoxylate aminotransferase 2-like; protein product: MDPLEQMPKSDTIKLRERHIGQSCKLFYRSSPLKIVRGKGQYMYDERGEQYLDCINNVAHVGHCHPDVVRAGQEQMALLCTNNRFLHDNLVVCARRLTSLLPDPLSVCFLVNSGSEANDLALRLAQAHTRNTEVIIVDHAYHGHLTSMIDISPYKFNLPNGTGKKDFVHVSPCPDVYRGKYRDVDYPGEDLGVKYADDVRRICGDIKARGKGVQAFIAESLISCGGQILPPQNYFRNVYKHVREAGGVCIADEVQVGFGRVGSHMWAFQRYGSDVIPDIVTLGKPIGNGHPVAAVVTTREIATSFKNTGIEYFNTYGGNPVSCAIANAVMEVVEREGLQEHALKVGKHLVTELEKLAQRHPIIGDVRGAGLFVGIELVRDRSRRIPATEEASHVVSRMKEEKILVSSDGPHNNVLKLKPPMVFNVDNANHFIAVLDDVLDEVEIDVDEIQLPKPIATPPKAAVSIMERVNAGPGEAKSVLIKAN